The stretch of DNA GATCACCGGCTCCGCCGACGAGCGGCCGCTGGCCGCCGGCGTGGCGGGTCGGGCCGGACTCGGAGCCGAAGCGGTGCTCGCCGGAACCACCGGCTTGGGCGAGCTGGCGGCGCTGGTCGCGACGGCCGGGTTGGTGGTCTGCGGCGACACCGGGATGGCACACCTGGCCTCGGCCTTCGGCACCCGCTCGGTGGTGCTGTTCGGCCCCACCCCGCCTGCGCGCTGGGGCCCGCCGCCCGGCCCGCACACGGTGCTGTGGCACGGCACCGGGGTCGGGGATCCGCACGCCTGCGATCCGGACCCGGCGCTGCTGCGGATCGATGTGGAGGAGGTGCTGGAGGCGGCCAGCCACCCGGGCACCTGACGCTTTCCACCCTGCCGCACCGGGAGGCCGAGAGAGGTCCGGCGCCTCAGCCGAGCACGTCCTCCATCCACCGCACCGTCCGCTTGAGCCCCTCCTCGACGCTCATCCGCGGCTCCCAGCCGAGCAGCTCCCGCGCGCGCTGGAGGTCGGGGCGACGGACGCGCGGGTCGTCCTCCGGCAGCGCGACGTGCTCGACCCGCGCCCGTGAGCCGGTCAGCTCGATGATGGTGTGGGCGAGTGCCAGCATGGTGGTCTCCTGGTCGTTGCCCAGGTTGATCGGGCCGGCCAGGTCGCAGCAGGCCAGCCGCACCAACCCGTCCACGGTGTCCTCGACCCAGCACAGCGACCGGGTCTGCGAGCCGTCACCGGCCACCGGCAGCGGCCGGTCGGTCACGGCTGCTCGGACGAACGCCGGCACCACCCGGCCGTCGTCGATGCTCATCCGCGGCCCGAAGGTGTTGAAGATCCGCGCGATGCCGACATCGACGCCGTGCGTGCGCCGGTAGGCCATCGCCGTCGCCTCGGCAAATCGCTTGCCCTCGTCGTAGACGCTGCGGGGCCCGATCGGGTTGACGTGGCCCCAGTAGTCCTCGCGCTGCGGGTGCTCGAGCGGGTCGCCGTACACCTCGGAGGTCGAGGCGAGCACGAACCGTGCGTCATGCCGGCGGGCGAGCTCGAGGGCGTTCACGGTGCCGGTGCTGGCCACCCGCAGCGTCTCCAGCGGCAGTCGCAGGTAGTGCACCGGGGAGGCCGGGCAGGCCAGGTGCAGGACCGCGTCCAGCGGCCCGGGATCGGGTACTCCGTCGGACACGTCGGCCTCGACCACGTGGAAGCGTCGCTGCGCGGCGAGGTGGGCCACCTTCTGGGGCGAACCGGTGGAGAAGTCGTCCACGCACCACACCTCGACCCCGTCGTCGAGCAGCCGCTCGCACAGCCAGGACCCGACGAAGCCGGCGCCGCCGGTGACCAGCACGCGCGCGAGGCTCCTCATCTCGGGTAGGTCTCGTTGCGCAGCGTGATCACGGCACTCTGCAGCACCGCCTCGGGCGGCAGCGTGACCGCCGTCCGGATCAGCCCGGCCACGATCTCGGGATCCATCATCCGCTCGGGCGGCAGACCCCACTGGTCCATCATCGGGGTGGCCATCGCGGCCGGGTTGATGGCGCTCACCCGCACCGGCCAGGACCGCTCGCGCGCCTCGGTCTGGAGCACCTCGGTGAACTTGAGCAGGGCGGCCTTGGAGGAGTTGTACGCCCCCGCCCCGGCGCCGACCGTCAGCGCGCTGATCGAGACGACGCAGGCGATGTCGGCCAGGCCCGGGTAGCCCAGCCGCCCCCGCACGAAGGCCCGGCTCAGGTACATCGGTCCGTGCAGGTTGACCCCGAAGACCCCGTGCCACTGCTCGTCCTCGATGTCGACCACGTCCGAGCCGCGGTCGGTGCCGGCGTTGTTGACCAGCAGGTCGAAGCGGTCGCCGTACCTCTCGAAGGCGTCGGCGACCACCGCGTCGACCGCCGCCCGGTCCGACACGTCGAGCCGCACCGTCTCGGCCGAGCCGGCATCGCCCGTGACCTCCTCCACCGTCCGCTGGGCCGACGCCTCGTCGATGTCGGCCACCAGCACGTGGGCTCCTTCGCGGGCGAGCAGCCGGGCCGTGGCGCGGCCCAGTCCGCTGCCGCTTCCGGTGACGAGGGCGACCCGATCCGCCAGCGTCATCAGCCCACGGCTGCGATCGCGTCTCGGACCCGGTCGATCATCGAGGCGAACGGTCCTGTCATCAGCTGCGCGGTGCGGTTCCCGGCCACCGAGGGGTGCGGGTGCGTGGGTCCGAGCGCCGCGGCCGCCTTGAGCTTGGTGCCCATCCGCCGCCGCTCCGCCTCGTCGCAACCGGAGATCACCTGCGGGAACTCCTCGGCCTCCTCGGCCTCGGCGTGCTCCACCACCGCCTGCTCGAAGGCGGCGAGCTGGACGTCGAAGTCGGCGTCCTCGACCGACATCTTCTCCAGCTTGGCGAGGACGACGTTGGCCTCCTTCTCCTCCTCGTTGCGGGCCAGCGCGACCCGCTCTCCGGCGATCTTCTCGGTCACCGGCCGCAGCACCAGCTCCTCGCCGGTCTCGTGGACCGCCAGCAGCGCCCGCAGGGCGTCGAAGGCATCCTTCTTCTCCTCACCGGTAGCGCTCTTGACCTGGTCGAACAGGTCGCGGATCCGGGCGTGCTGCTCGAGCAGCATCCCGATCGCGTCGCCGTCGGGCAGTGCCTGGGCCTTGGCCCGGTCCTCGTTCGCGTCGCCCATGTCGTCCTCCTGGGGTGGGATGTGCAGGTACCGACCTGGCGCGAGTACCCAGGGGCTGGACGACACACGCGTCAGTCGGACCGGTCGGCCTTCGCGTCGGGGTAGATGCTGCGGGTCTCGCTGCGCCGCCACCGGGAGTACCACTCGGTGGGGTGCAGCGCGGGCAGCACCTTGGCGACCGAGAGGGCGGCGTACATGATCGTGTTGATCGCCACGAAGATCATCAGGACGTCGTAGGCGGTGCTGTGCAGCCACGAGGAGGGCAGCAGGTGACCGCCGAGGACCAGGACCGGCGTCGCGGCCGTCGGGATCATCGCGGGGCTCCCTCGATCGCATCGTCGCGATCGCCGAGCCGGGCGTGCTCGATGTGCTTCCAGGCCGCGTCGCGGCCCAGGGAGATGTCGACGACGCCCTTGACGAAGACGATGTCGAGGAAGAGGTCGAAGAAGAGCTCGGGGAAGACGGTGGCAGCGAGCAGCCGGGCCGGCCAGCCGCCGCGCCAGGCCGTGACCACCCGCTCGACCATGAACACCAGGCCGAGCCCGATCCAGAACGGGAACCAGATCCAGCCGTCGCTGCACAGGATCATCAGGGCGAGCAGGAGGAAGTACGAGGTAAGCGCGAAGACGCCGTACCCGATCCCCAGCTGCTGGGACCAGTAGCGCATCGTCTGCGGTGTGATGCCGTAGGCGCCGAGGTTCTCCAGGGCCCCACGCTGCCAGCGCAGGCGTTGGTTCCACAGCGTGCGCCAGGACGGCATCAGCTCGGTGACCACCGTGCACTCCCAGGGGGAGATCATCAGGGCGCCGAGCGACTTCAGCGCGATCGTCAGCTCGTTGTCCTCGGTCAGGGCGGCGGTGTCGTAGACGTCGCCCTCGACCCCGGGGATGAGCGAGCCGCGCGAGCTCGCGACCGTGCGCAGCGCGCGCGGCCGGAAGAGCGAGGCGGTGCCCGTCAGCACGAAGACGCGGCCGCGGCGGCGCCGGATCTCACGGGCGTACCGCACGTACTCGTTGCGCTGGAACTGCCCGATGATGCCGTGGCCCTGCTCGCCGTAGAACAGGCCGCCCACGGCCATCAGCGCGCGGTCGTCGGTGAAGCGGCGGACGGCCGTCTCCAGGAACCCCGGGTCGAGCATCGTGTCGGCGTCCATCACCATCACCACGTCGTTCTCGCCCTGACCGGGCAGCAGCCAGCGCAGCGCCTGGTTCAGCGCGCCGCCCTTCTTGTGCCTGTTGCCGACGGACTCGAAGACCTCCGCGCCGTGGGCGCGGCCGACCTCCACCGTCCGGTCGGTGCAGTTGTCGGCGACCACGACGATCCGGGCGGGCGGGACCGACTGCGCCCACAGCGAGGTCAAGGTGGCACCCAGCGACGCCTGCTCGTTGTGGGCGGGCACCAGCACGGTCACGGTGACCTCGCCGTGGAAGACGCCCCGCGTCGCCGCCATCACCACCTTGGGGGACAGCGGCGTGACATCGACGTTCTCCGAGCGCCGGTACCGGGTGGCGACCCGTCGCTCCAGCAGCGCCACGAAGGCGGCCAGGAACAGGGCCACCCCGACAGCGATCAGCAGCTGCGGCCACGGCGGCGCCTCGGTGTCGTAGAAGACCTTCCACACGCCGAACAGCACCCCGTGATGGACGCGGGGGCGGGGGGTATCGATCGCCGACACGCCGAGCCAGAGCAGGAGTGCCGCCAGGCCGGTCACTGCGAGAACGACCAGCCCGATCAGGCGTTGAAATCGCATCGCCGTCATCGTACCGGGACCTTCGTCCCTGGTCGCCGCCTTCGCTTCCAGCTCGACTGACCTGGCGTGTTGGGGAAGATCCAGCGGTGCTAACTTGCTGAGGAAATGCACAAGAGACCCTGAGCGAGGTGGCCGATGCAGGTGCGAGGCGCAACCGCCCTGGTCACCGGCGCGTCCGCGGGCATCGGTGCAGCGGTCGCCGGCCTGCTCGCCGAGCGCGGCGCGGCAGTGCTCGTGCACGGCCGCGACGCCGGCCGGACCGCCGCCGTGGCGGACGGGATCGGTGGTCGCCCCATCGTCGCCGACCTCGCCACCGCTGAGGGGGTCGATGCGCTGGCGGCAGCGGCCGAGGCGGTCGACGTCCTCGTCCTCAACGCCGGCGCCGGCCACGCCGGGCCGTTCGTGGAGATGCCGGCCGATCGGATCGAGGAGCTGCTCGCGCTCGACCTGACCGGCGCCATCCGGCTCACCCGCGTCCTGCTCCCCGGGATGCTCGCGCGCGGGCGCGGCCGGCTGTGCTTCGTCTCCAGCATCGCCGGCCGCACCGGCGTGGCGGGGGAGGCGGTCTACGCCGCGGCGAAGGCCGGGCTCGACGCCTTCGCCGAGAGCCTGCGCCTGGAGCTGGCCGGATCCGGGGTCGGTGTGAGCGTGGTGGTCCCGGCCGTCGTCGACACCGGCTTCTTCGAGAGCCGCGGCCGACCCTACGACCGGCGCTCGCCGCGGCCGTTGCCGGCTCGCGCTGTCGCCGCCGCGATCCTCAGTGCGGTCGAGCGCGACCGCGCCGAGGTCTTCGTGCCCGGCTGGACCCGGCTGGCACCGACCGTGCGTGCGCTGGCGCCGGCAGCGTTCCGACGGCTCTCCTTGCGGTACGGCGAAGAGGTGCGGAGCCGATGACACGCGCCGAGCTGGTCCTCGTCCTCGCCGCACTCGCCTCCTTCGGCTTCGCGTGGTCGGCGTTCCTGCAGCAGCAGGCCAGCACCCACCTGGCCGGACAGCCGGGGGCGGCGCTCTCACGCAAGGGGCTGCCGGGTGCGGTCCGGCTGCTGGGCCGGCTGGTGCACAGCCCTGCCTGGTTCGTCGGCTGGGTGGTCAACCTGCTCGCGTTCGTCGTGCAGGCCGCCGCACTCCATCTCGGCTCGATCGCGGCGGTGCAGCCGTTGATGACCACCCAGGTGCTCTTCACGATCGGACTCTCGTCGTGGACCGCTCGGCGTTGGCCGACGATCGTGGACTGGCTCGCCGGCGCCTCGATCTGCGGCGGCATCACGATGTTGATGATGGTCGACGGTGCCGCGCCGCTGACCGGCGAGGCCGATCGGGGCCGGGTGCTGCTGGTGACGGCGGCTGCGGCCGGCGCTGTCGCCGTCCTCGTCGTGGCCAGCCGGTTCCGGCCCTCGCCGGCGCTCGCGGCGCTGCTGCTGGCCTGCGCGGCGGGCGTCTGCTTCGCGATGACGGCGATGTTCATGAAGCTGACGACCGACGACCTGATCGATCGCGGCGTCGCCGCGACCGCGCGCGACTGGGTCGGCTACGCGCTCGCCGTGAGCACCAGCATCGGGCTGGCGCTGGGCCAGCTCTCCCACGCGGCCGGCCCGCTGCCGTGGTCGATGTCCGCGATGAACATCGTCAACCCGGTGGTCAGCTACATCTCCGGGATGATCGCCTTCGGCGCGGAGCTGCCCACCAGCCCCGGCGCGCTGGCCGGCATCGCCGGCGCTGCCGCGCTGCTGATCCTCGGCGTGATCGGGCTGGTGCACTCGCCCTCGATCGGCGCCTGGTCCCCTACCGACCCCACCCCGGAGGTGAGCAATGCCTGAGGCCGGACGCCGGCTGTCGGTCCGCAGGATCGTGGTCTGGCGCCAGGTGGCGCTCGGGCTGCTGCTGTTCGGCTACTACCTCCTGGTCGACAGCCTGGAGTCCGATGCGCGCCGCGCGCGGGCCGACCGGAACGGGCGGTGGCTCCTCGATCTGGAGCAGCGCCTGCGGATCGACGTGGAGAAGACGCTCAACGACTGGCTCGCGCGCCACGACGTGCTGCAGACGCTGGCCAACTACGAGTACGCCTACACCTACATCCTCAGCGCTCTGGCCGCCTTCGTCTTCCTGCTGTGGAAGCGGCAGGACCTCTACCGCCGGGCGCGCACCGCGTTCGTGCTCCTCACCGGGGTCGGGATCACCTGCTTCCTGCTCTTCCCGACGACACCGCCGCGGATGCTGCCCGGCAACACGTTCTACGACACCGTCACCCACGGCCACACCGTCGGATCGTGGGGCTCCTCGGTGGTGGCCGGCGCGAACGAGCTGGCGGCGATGCCGTCGCTGCACATGGCCTGGGCGCTGTGGGTCAGCGTGGTGCTGGCAGCGGCCGGCGCCCGGGGCTGGCTCCAGGTCCTCTCCGCCGTCCACGTGCTGGTGACCCTGCTCGTGATCATGTCGACCGCCAACCACTACCTGCTCGACGCGGTGGCCGCCTTCGTCCTGGTCTGGGCGGCCGACCGGGTCGCCGGCCTGATCCACCCGGCCGACGAGCACGAGATCGTGGCGTCGGCGGACGCCTTCTTCCTGCACGTGGAGGAGACGGGCGCGCCGCAGATCGTCGGCGGGCTGGTGATCTACGAGGGTGCCGGCGGCGTACCGAGCCTGGCGGAGGTGCGCGAGGTCATCGCCGGCGAGCTGCCGTACCTGCCGCGGTTCACCCAACGCGTGCGCCAGTCGCGCTGGCGGCGGCCGCAGTGGGTCCCGGCGGGGGAGGTCGACTGGGACTGGCATCTGCGCGCGGTGCCGGTGGCGGACCGGGCCGGTGTGCATGCCGGGGTGGCAGCGCTGGCCGCCGAGCGGATGCCGCGGGACCGGCCGCTGTGGCGCGCGGCGCTCTTCGAGCAGCCCTCCGGCGAGCGCGCGTTCGTGATCTTGATGCACCACACGATCGCGGACGGCATCGGCACCGTCCTGCAGGCGCTGCGGCTGCTGCGCCCGCTGATCCGGCTGCCTGCGCCGCCGAGCCGCCCCACCGCGCTGCAGACAGGCCTCGCCACCGCTGTCGGCTTCGCCCAGCTGGCTACCGACGGCGGTCGCCCGCGGCCCCTCGGCACTTCCAGCGACCGGCGCTCCTTCACCACCACCGGGCTGCCCATGACCGAGGTCAAGCAGGCCGCCTCCGGTCGCCGGGTGACCGACCTGCTGCTCGCGCTCACCGCCGGCGCCATCGCCGACGCGCAGCCGGAGCTGGTCGAACGCTCCGGTGGCACGTTGCGCATCGCCGTGCCCCTGATGGTGCGGGCCCCCGACGCCGCGGCCGAGGGCAATGCCACGGCCGCCGTCATGGTCGACGTACCGCTGCGGGGGGCGCCGACCGAGGAGTTGTACGACGAGATCAGCCGACGAACGGCTCGGCTGCGCACCCCTACCCGTGCGCTCGCCAGCCGTTGGGTGATGGCGCACCTGCTGCGGATCTTCCCCGAGCCGGCGGTGGGCTGGTTCGCCCGGACGGTCTACGGCCACCGGTTCTTCCACGGGATCGTCTCGAACATGCCCGGTCCGACCGAGCAGCTCAGCATGGCGGGCATCCCGCTGGTCGAGGTCTACCCCGTGCTGCCGCTGGCACCGGGCTCGCCGTTCGTGCTGGGTGCGCTGAGCTGGCACGGCGTGCTGAGCATCGGCCTGGCCACCGACCCGGCGCTGATCGACGCCGATCGGGTGGCGGCGGCGATGGTGCAGCGGCTGGAGGCGCTGGGGGAGAGCGCCGCCGAGCGCCTCAGCCCCAACCCAGCGCCAGCAACAACCGCGACCGCTCGCGTGGAGAGTCCAGCTGCTCGCCGAACAGATCCCGGAGCCGCCCCAGCCGGTAGCTGACCGTCTGCGGGTGCACGTGCAGCTCCGCGGCGACGGCGAGCCGGTCGCCGTGGTGCCGCAGCCAGGAGACCAGCGTCTCGGTCAGGCGCTCGCTCGCGCCGGCGGGCAGGCCGTCGAGCGGGGCCAGCACCTGGGCCCGCAGGAAGCTCAGCAGCCGGTCGTCACGGTGCACGATGATCGTGTCGAGGTGGTCGTCGACGAAGACCGGCGTGCCGTGGAGCACGCCCTCGGCGCGCATCCTCAGGGCCAGCTGGGTCAGCTCCAGGCTGCGTGCCAGCGTGTCGATCGGCACGCTGATCCCGACGACGCAGCACACCCCGGCGAGCGCCGTACGCAGCGCGTCGCGCCGTCGTCCCCGAGGATCGGCGACGATGGCGCCGACCAGGGTGCCCTGGCGGACCGGCAGCGCGGAGCTGTCGAGCCGGGAGATGAGGTCGCGGGCGGAGGGCTCCTCGCCGCCGATGAGCACGACGGCGGCCTGCTCGGGCAGTCGCCAGCGGGCCCGGTCGGCGGCGGCGCGGACGGCGGAGACCGACGCGCGCTCCGAGAGCAGCAGGTCGGCGAGGTCCTCACGGTGGTGCTCCCGGGTGCGCGAGTCGGCGCCCTGCGCCTGGAGGTACCCGGTGGTCGAGGCCTGGGAGAGGTGGTTGACGAAGTCGAAGAGCCGCTCGGCCAGCACCGCTATCACCTCCGAGGGCAGGTCGACGGTCCGGACGACCTCCGAGACGTGCCGCCAGGCCACCCGGGCACCGAGCTGGTAGGCGGTCAGCAACCGGGGCAGGTCCTGGCCCGCCTGCCATTGCAGGTGGCCGATCTGCTCGAAGAGCAGCTGCACCCCTTCCTGGTGCTCGACCGGCTGGGTGCTGGGCGTGGTGGCGGCCGCCAGCAGGCCGTGCAGGAACCCGCCCGCGCCCTCCTCGATGCTGCTCAGCTCGCTCTCGAGGAACGTGGCGTAGTCCGGCCAGTCCTCGGCCAATCGGTCGCGCACCTCCAGGAGGAGGTCGGGGAGGCGGTCGTTCAGGCGGCGCTCGAGCTCGGCCAGCAGGTGACTGTCGAGGGCGCTTTCGTGGGCGGTGTCGGCGAGGTTTGTCATATGGTGCCAAGTTTCGCCTCGAAATTGGCGAACGTAAAGGGCAGAGTTCGGCGCGTCCGAAGGTGTTACATAGTCCCTATGAGTGCCGTGCAGACCGCGGGCTCCCTGCACGAGCGGGAGGCCGGGGAGAATTTCCCTGTCGCGCTGCGCCTCCTCCCGGCCCGGCACCGCGAGCACCTCCACGCCGTCTACGGGTTCGCCCGCGAGGTCGATGAGCTCGGAGACACCTATGCCGGCGATCGCACCGCCGCCCTGGTGCGACTGCGCGAGGAGACCAGCAGCATCTGGCGCGGTGCCACCCCGATCAGCCCGACGCTGCGCCGGCTCGCCGGCACCGTGCACGAGTGCGGCCTGTCCGAGCAGCCCTTCCTCGATCTGATCGAGGCCAACCTCCGCGACCAGCAGGTGCACCGCTACGCCACCTTCGAGGACCTGGTCGGCTACTGCCGCCTCTCGGCCGACCCGGTCGGCCGGATGGTGCTCGAGCTGTTCGGATGCTCCACGCCCGAGCGCGTCGCCCTGTCGGACCGGGTCTGCACCGGCCTGCAGCTGGTCGAGCACCTGCAGGATGTCGGCGAGGACCGGCGCGCCGGCCGCATCTACCTGCCGCAGCGCTCCCTGGAGCAGTACGGCGTCATCGAGGCCGACCTCGACCGCGCGCGTGCGACCGCTGCCCTGCGGCGGTGCGTCCTCGCCGAGACCGACCGGGCGCAGGAGTGGCTCCGTGAGGGCTCGCAGCTGGTCGGCCAGCTCAGCGGTTGGGCGCGGGTCGCGGTGGCCGGGTTCGTCGCCGGGGGCCTGGCCACCGTCGCCGCGCTACGTGCCGCCGACGGCGACGTCCTCGCCCGGGATGCCCGCCCGGGCAAGGCCCGCACCGCCGCCCTGGCGGTCGCGGTGCTGGTGAGAGGGCGCGCATGAGCCAGGGAGCTCGGAGCACCGTCGAGGAGGCCTACCTCGAGTGTGAGCGGATCACCCGGACCGAGGCAGGCAACTTCTACTACGGCATCCGGTTGCTGCCGGCGCCCAAGCGCACCGCGCTCTGCGCCGTCTACGCGCTGGCCCGACGGGTCGACGACATCGGCGACGGCGAGCTGCCCCGCGAGACCAAGCTCAAGGCCCTCACCGAGCTGCGGGCCGACCTCGAGCACCTCGACGAGGCCACCGACCCGGTCCTGGTGGCGTTGGCCGACGCGGCCCGGCGCTACCCGGTGCCGCTCGGTGCCTTCGGCGAGTTGATCGACGGCGTCGAGACCGACCTGGCCGAGTTCGTCACCATCGCCGACTGGGACGAGCTGGTCGTCTACTGCCGCCGGGTGGCCGGCGCGATCGGGCGGTTGTGCCTCTCGATCTTCGGCACCGAGGCGGGAGCCGGCGGCTCCGAGCCGCGAGCCGAGCTCTTCGCCGACCAGCTCGGCATCGCGCTCCAGCAGACCAACATCCTGCGCGACGTGCGCGAGGACCTGGGCAACCGGCGGATCTACCTGCCGCAGAGCGAGCTGGCGCAGTGGGGCATCGAGCTGCGCACCGATGCGGCCGGCGACCTGGACGACCCCGAGGGCCGGCTGGCTGCCTACCTCCGCTTCGCCGCGGCGCGGGCGGAGGACTGGTACGGGCTCGGGCTGCGGCTGGTGCCGCACCTGGACCGCCGCAGCGCCGCCTGCTGCACCGCGATGGCCGGGATCTACCGCCACCTCAACCAGCGGATCGCGGCCGACCCGGTGCAGGTCTACGACAAGCGGCTGCGGCTCTCCGGAGCCCAGAAGGCCCGGGTCGCCGTCACCTGCCTGCTCAGGGGGCGCTCGTGAGGGCCACCGTCATCGGCGGTGGCCTCGCCGGCATCACGGCGGCGCTGCGGCTGGCCGACGCCGGTGCCGCTGTCACCCTGCTGGAGGCACGCCCGCGCCTGGGCGGCCTGACCCACAGCTTCCGGCGCAGCGTGGCCGACCAGGACCTGTGGATCGACAACGGCCAGCACGTGTTCCTGCGCTGCTGCACCGCCTACACGGATCTGCTCGACCGGCTCGGCGTCCGCGACCAGGTCGAGCTCCAGCCCCGGCTCGACGTCACCGTGCGCAGCGAGGCATCCACCCGGGTCGGTCGACTGCGCCGCGCCACGCTGCCGCCGCCGTTGCACCTCGCTGTCGCGCTGGCCGGCTATCCCTGGCTCGGCCTCGCCGCGAAGGCACGGCTGGTGCCGGCCGTCGTCGCGCTCGGCCGCTTGGACCGGACGGCGCCGACGACCGACGAGCGCAGCTTCGGCGCCTGGCTCGCCGACCACGGTCAGGGTGCGCGCGCGATCGAGGCACTGTGGGACCTCATCGGCGTCGCCACCCTCAACGCGACAGCCGACCGGGCCTCGCTCGCCCTGGCCGCCACCGTCTTCCAGCTCGGGCTGCTCGACAGTCCCGACGCAGCCGACATCGGCTGGGCGCGCGTTCCCCTGCAGCAGCTGCACGGCGACGCCGCCACTCGGGCGCTGGCGGCGGCCGGCGTCGAGGTCCGCACCGGCTCCCGGATGAGCAGCCTGCAGGGGATCGACACCGACGCCCTCGTCCTCGCCGTACCCCCGGACCAGGCGCGCCGCCTGCTCCCCACCGACGCTCTCGACCTGCCTGACGGCTGGGTGGAGGGGCTGGGGAGCGCGCCCATCCTCAACCTGCACCTGGTCTACGACCGCGCGGTGCTCGAGGAGCCGTTCACCGCGGCGGTGGACAGCCCGCTGCAGTGGGTCTTCGACCGCACCGGCCACAGCGGGCTCTCGCAGGGGCAGTACGTCGCTGTCTCGCTCTCGGCCGCCCAGGCGTACGCCGAGCTGCCCGTCGCGGAGCTGCGCACGCGCTTCCTGCCGCACGTGGAGGCGCTGCTGCCGCGAGCGCGCGGGGCCCAGCTGCTCGATTTCTTCGTCACCCGCGAACCCCACGCGACCTTCGACCCGACGCCCGGTACGGCCCGTTTCCGGCCGCCGGCACGGACCCGGCGACGGGGGCTGTACGTCGCCGGAGCGTGGACCGCCACCGGGTGGCCCGCCACGATGGAGGGCGCGGTGCGCAGCGGCAACGACGCCGCAGCGGCCGTGCTCGAGGACCAGCCGAGCCGCCTGGAGGTGGTCGCATGACCCAGAGGACCGACCCCATGACCAGTCCCAGGACCAACGCCCTGGACTGGCTGACCCATGCCCGCTCGCTGTTCGAGCCGGCGATGCGTGCTGCCGTCGGGCGGCTCGACCCCTTCCTGGGCCGGGTGTCGTCGTACCACCTGGGCTGGTGCGAGCCCGATGGCACGCCGGTCACCAGCCCCGCCGGGAAGGCGCTGCGTCCCGGCCTTACGCTGCTGGTCGCCGAGGCGCTCGGCGACCACCGCCCGGCCGTCCCCGGCGCGGTGGCGGTCGAGCTGGTGCACAACTTCTCGCTCGTGCACGACGACATCATCGACCGCGACCGGGAGCGTCGGCACCGCCCGACGGTGTGGTCGGTCTGGGACGACACCACGGCGATCCTGGCCGGTGACGCCATGCTCTCCCTGGCGCACGAGGTCCTCGCCGACGAGGGCGGCCCGTACGCCGATCCGGCCTCGCTCGCCCTCGCCCGAGCGACCCGCGAGGTCATCCGCGGGCAGGCGCGCGACGTGGAGTTCGAGCGCCGCGACGACGTCACGCTGGCCGAGTGCCTGGCGATGGAGGCCGACAAGACAGGTGCCCTGCTCGCGGTGAGCGCCTCGCTCGGGGCGATCCTCGCCGGCGCGCCGCGGCACGTGGTCGACGGCTGCCACACCTTCGGCGCCGAGCTCGGCCTGGCCTTCCAGATCGTCGACGACCTGCTCGGGATCTGGGGCAGCCCGCAGGTCACCGGCAAGCCCGTCTTCGCCGATCTGGCTGCCGGCAAGAAGACCCTCCTGGTGGTCTGGTCGATCGAGAACGGCGGTGATGCGGGCGCCGACCTCGCGGCCTGGTTCGCCACCCACGGGTCGCGGACGGTCGTCGAGCCGCAGGAGCTCGAGCGCGCCGCCGACCTGATCGAGAAGGCCGGCGGCCGGGAGTGGGCGACGGCGGCC from Nocardioides sp. BP30 encodes:
- the hpnC gene encoding squalene synthase HpnC, which translates into the protein MSAVQTAGSLHEREAGENFPVALRLLPARHREHLHAVYGFAREVDELGDTYAGDRTAALVRLREETSSIWRGATPISPTLRRLAGTVHECGLSEQPFLDLIEANLRDQQVHRYATFEDLVGYCRLSADPVGRMVLELFGCSTPERVALSDRVCTGLQLVEHLQDVGEDRRAGRIYLPQRSLEQYGVIEADLDRARATAALRRCVLAETDRAQEWLREGSQLVGQLSGWARVAVAGFVAGGLATVAALRAADGDVLARDARPGKARTAALAVAVLVRGRA
- the hpnD gene encoding presqualene diphosphate synthase HpnD, whose amino-acid sequence is MSQGARSTVEEAYLECERITRTEAGNFYYGIRLLPAPKRTALCAVYALARRVDDIGDGELPRETKLKALTELRADLEHLDEATDPVLVALADAARRYPVPLGAFGELIDGVETDLAEFVTIADWDELVVYCRRVAGAIGRLCLSIFGTEAGAGGSEPRAELFADQLGIALQQTNILRDVREDLGNRRIYLPQSELAQWGIELRTDAAGDLDDPEGRLAAYLRFAAARAEDWYGLGLRLVPHLDRRSAACCTAMAGIYRHLNQRIAADPVQVYDKRLRLSGAQKARVAVTCLLRGRS
- a CDS encoding bifunctional phosphatase PAP2/O-acyltransferase family protein, which gives rise to MPEAGRRLSVRRIVVWRQVALGLLLFGYYLLVDSLESDARRARADRNGRWLLDLEQRLRIDVEKTLNDWLARHDVLQTLANYEYAYTYILSALAAFVFLLWKRQDLYRRARTAFVLLTGVGITCFLLFPTTPPRMLPGNTFYDTVTHGHTVGSWGSSVVAGANELAAMPSLHMAWALWVSVVLAAAGARGWLQVLSAVHVLVTLLVIMSTANHYLLDAVAAFVLVWAADRVAGLIHPADEHEIVASADAFFLHVEETGAPQIVGGLVIYEGAGGVPSLAEVREVIAGELPYLPRFTQRVRQSRWRRPQWVPAGEVDWDWHLRAVPVADRAGVHAGVAALAAERMPRDRPLWRAALFEQPSGERAFVILMHHTIADGIGTVLQALRLLRPLIRLPAPPSRPTALQTGLATAVGFAQLATDGGRPRPLGTSSDRRSFTTTGLPMTEVKQAASGRRVTDLLLALTAGAIADAQPELVERSGGTLRIAVPLMVRAPDAAAEGNATAAVMVDVPLRGAPTEELYDEISRRTARLRTPTRALASRWVMAHLLRIFPEPAVGWFARTVYGHRFFHGIVSNMPGPTEQLSMAGIPLVEVYPVLPLAPGSPFVLGALSWHGVLSIGLATDPALIDADRVAAAMVQRLEALGESAAERLSPNPAPATTATARVESPAARRTDPGAAPAGS
- a CDS encoding PucR family transcriptional regulator, whose product is MTNLADTAHESALDSHLLAELERRLNDRLPDLLLEVRDRLAEDWPDYATFLESELSSIEEGAGGFLHGLLAAATTPSTQPVEHQEGVQLLFEQIGHLQWQAGQDLPRLLTAYQLGARVAWRHVSEVVRTVDLPSEVIAVLAERLFDFVNHLSQASTTGYLQAQGADSRTREHHREDLADLLLSERASVSAVRAAADRARWRLPEQAAVVLIGGEEPSARDLISRLDSSALPVRQGTLVGAIVADPRGRRRDALRTALAGVCCVVGISVPIDTLARSLELTQLALRMRAEGVLHGTPVFVDDHLDTIIVHRDDRLLSFLRAQVLAPLDGLPAGASERLTETLVSWLRHHGDRLAVAAELHVHPQTVSYRLGRLRDLFGEQLDSPRERSRLLLALGWG
- the hpnE gene encoding hydroxysqualene dehydroxylase HpnE, with product MRATVIGGGLAGITAALRLADAGAAVTLLEARPRLGGLTHSFRRSVADQDLWIDNGQHVFLRCCTAYTDLLDRLGVRDQVELQPRLDVTVRSEASTRVGRLRRATLPPPLHLAVALAGYPWLGLAAKARLVPAVVALGRLDRTAPTTDERSFGAWLADHGQGARAIEALWDLIGVATLNATADRASLALAATVFQLGLLDSPDAADIGWARVPLQQLHGDAATRALAAAGVEVRTGSRMSSLQGIDTDALVLAVPPDQARRLLPTDALDLPDGWVEGLGSAPILNLHLVYDRAVLEEPFTAAVDSPLQWVFDRTGHSGLSQGQYVAVSLSAAQAYAELPVAELRTRFLPHVEALLPRARGAQLLDFFVTREPHATFDPTPGTARFRPPARTRRRGLYVAGAWTATGWPATMEGAVRSGNDAAAAVLEDQPSRLEVVA